A stretch of Vespa velutina chromosome 8, iVesVel2.1, whole genome shotgun sequence DNA encodes these proteins:
- the LOC124951112 gene encoding uncharacterized protein LOC124951112 → MKTEKNYGILLLLVLFDLASSAMVLPRPPSSPNHIHEDHDFNERKIYESGKSVHGFFQNTNVERPDTDNNYRLVEIEVQGADDVDPENLQGLVHAVLKNQQTIESSNESYPNPEVVPNSILGVRNIGISSNFRLDGYDETEKRVLLSPPKLHNLDEKLYYLKSGKPKVYVNVRGNSGTFRKIETGPRSTLSEGPLDYLRVTRPFERQTDWKTKHEKKLKPPKKFDRLVHDPDSLEDSKNSLKNMNVNGIKERAWALGSEHLSTTENSMVTSSELPKQIPAPPSKVPSRLLMAQTTPVQRYSLRRTDVLPSYKVYED, encoded by the exons AtgaagacagagaaaaattatGGAATTCTATTGTTATTGGTCCTTTTTGATTTGGCATCATCGGCCATGGTTTTACCGAGACCACCATCATCGCCCAATCACATACACGAGGATCATGACTTCAATGAGCGAAAAATTTACGAGAGTGGTAAATCCGTTCATGGATTCTTTCAAAACACTAACGTCGAAAGGCCAGACACGGACAATAATTACAG attgGTGGAAATCGAAGTCCAGGGTGCTGATGACGTAGATCCGGAAAATCTTCAAGGATTGGTACATGCAGTATTGAAAAATCAACAAACCATAGAATCTTCTAACGAGAGTTATCCAAATCCCGAAGTTGTACCAAACTCAATATTAGGCGTAAGAAATATTGGGATATCGTCGAACTTTCGTTTGGATGGTTACGAcgagacagaaaaaagagtaTTATTGAGCCCGCCAAAGTTACACAATctcgatgaaaaattatattatttgaagaGTGGTAAGCCAAAGGTTTATGTCAACGTAAGAGGTAATAGTGGTACATTTAGGAAAATAGAGACTGGTCCTAGAAGTACCTTGAGCGAAGGTCCATTGGACTATTTAAGAGTAACCAGACCGTTCGAGAGACAAACAGATTGGAAAACGAAACATGAGAAGAAACTAAAACCACCGAAAAAGTTTGATCGACTCGTACACGATCCCGATAGTTTAGAGGATTCGAAGAATTCATTGAAAAACATGAACGTTAATGGGATCAAGGAACGAGCTTGGGCTCTTGGTTCTGAACATTTATCTACAACAGAAAATTCAATGGTTACATCGAGCGAATTACCCAAACAAATTCCAGCACCTCCTAGCAAAGTACCTAGTAGACTTCTTATGGCTCAAACTACACCTGTTCAAAGGTATTCATTGAGAAGGACCGATGTTTTACCAAGTTATAAAGTATACGAGGACTGA